In Anaerolineales bacterium, one DNA window encodes the following:
- a CDS encoding GAF domain-containing sensor histidine kinase, translating into MAIDQAKTLARLFEITRTLGAMVELETYLQSILSAAAELTGSESSSLLEYDEVSQEFSFKFVPWFHRDAIRFTKVPLNGSVAGWVFQHVKPLAIDDVAKDDRHYNKIDDLAGFKTRSILGVPLLVHGSPVGVLEVFNKKDNYSGEDTLVLEALASLAAIAMQNTMLENNVYSSQDEARELDRLKNEFIAITSHELRTPLGLILGHSTFLKELIGDDHAEQVDAIIRNASRLKEIIESLASVDNYETGGALVRSRKVAVSRIIEDVSASFHEMVQSKGIALEIKNEQGHDLWVDIDGSKIAIVLSNLLKNAITFTNEGGHVVIRGEQRPDFVEVAVEDDGVGIPAKDLPHVFDRFYQVESHLTRRHGGMGLGLSVAKVMIEMHGGRIWAESKEGAGSKFVFLLPVDKQGTQPLRPFPE; encoded by the coding sequence ATGGCAATTGATCAGGCAAAAACGCTAGCCCGTCTTTTTGAAATCACCCGCACACTCGGGGCCATGGTGGAGCTTGAGACGTATTTACAGTCGATTCTCTCCGCAGCCGCCGAGCTGACCGGGAGCGAAAGTTCGTCCCTGCTGGAATATGACGAAGTCTCGCAGGAATTTTCATTTAAGTTCGTACCGTGGTTCCATCGTGACGCAATTCGTTTCACCAAGGTCCCGTTGAATGGGAGTGTCGCGGGATGGGTATTCCAGCACGTGAAGCCGCTTGCCATTGACGATGTGGCCAAAGATGACCGTCATTACAACAAGATAGACGACCTGGCCGGGTTTAAAACCCGTTCGATTCTGGGCGTTCCGCTTCTTGTGCATGGAAGCCCCGTCGGCGTACTCGAGGTATTCAACAAGAAGGATAATTATAGCGGGGAAGATACCCTTGTCCTTGAGGCCCTCGCGTCTCTTGCGGCAATTGCCATGCAAAATACCATGCTGGAAAATAACGTTTATTCATCGCAGGATGAAGCCCGTGAACTGGACCGGTTAAAAAACGAGTTCATCGCCATTACATCCCACGAACTCCGTACGCCCCTGGGGCTGATTCTTGGGCATTCCACCTTCCTGAAGGAATTGATCGGCGATGACCATGCGGAACAGGTGGATGCCATCATCCGCAACGCATCCCGGCTAAAAGAGATCATCGAAAGCCTTGCCAGCGTCGATAATTACGAGACCGGTGGCGCGCTTGTCCGTTCGCGCAAGGTGGCTGTTTCGCGGATCATTGAAGATGTTTCCGCCTCCTTTCATGAAATGGTGCAGAGCAAGGGCATTGCCCTGGAGATTAAAAATGAACAAGGTCATGACCTGTGGGTGGATATAGACGGGAGCAAGATTGCAATTGTACTGAGTAATCTCCTGAAGAATGCGATTACGTTTACCAATGAAGGCGGGCATGTTGTCATTCGCGGTGAACAACGACCTGATTTTGTTGAGGTCGCAGTGGAAGATGACGGTGTTGGCATCCCTGCCAAGGATTTGCCGCATGTGTTTGACCGTTTCTATCAGGTTGAATCCCACCTTACGCGCAGGCATGGCGGTATGGGGTTGGGCTTATCCGTTGCAAAGGTGATGATCGAAATGCACGGCGGGCGCATCTGGGCGGAAAGCAAGGAGGGCGCCGGGAGTAAGTTTGTATTTCTTTTGCCGGTTGATAAACAAGGCACCCAACCCCTCCGTCCATTTCCCGAATAA
- a CDS encoding histidine triad nucleotide-binding protein, which produces MTDCIFCRIIKGEIPSTNVYKDAQATAFRDINPAAPTHILIVPNKHIDSTNVLINDDEQLIGHLFTIAKVLAAQEGIAEGGFRLIINTGADAGQTVNHVHLHLLGGAPMKHPMG; this is translated from the coding sequence ATGACCGATTGCATTTTCTGCAGGATCATCAAAGGCGAAATCCCCAGCACGAATGTCTACAAAGATGCGCAGGCGACCGCCTTCCGGGACATCAACCCCGCCGCCCCCACACATATTTTGATCGTACCGAACAAGCACATCGACTCGACCAACGTGCTCATCAACGACGACGAGCAGCTCATCGGCCACCTTTTTACAATTGCAAAAGTTCTCGCTGCACAGGAGGGCATTGCTGAAGGAGGGTTCCGCCTGATCATCAATACCGGCGCAGATGCCGGACAAACCGTCAACCACGTCCACCTTCACCTATTGGGCGGCGCGCCCATGAAGCACCCAATGGGATAG
- a CDS encoding transposase, with translation MSKPTIKITRTIRSEQVLNAFMTVVRKNLPLELRNTRITAEDILYVLAYANVHRLSIESACLELQNAPSGNRLREVLAQSLPDRAGLQNRLNRIFHRQLHPSVWKCKRDFNVAIDLTLIPYHGQPYEDRKEIVRSAPKSGTTHFHGYATVSIVRDHRRYVVALRFIEHGEDMADIVRWLLKRLKTLKFRIRRVFLDKGFCSKPVFKVLDQHKVSFVTPIPVRGKSGGVRTLFQGKSRVTTYTFNSPKYGIYTVQAVVVQRYSKGRYGRHKSKWFAYAVSGLPSGILPAQVFELYRQRFGIESSYRQMNQVRARTSTRNPVIRLLLVGLAFVLFNLYIALRQNLASALKTPLESFNRFWLSLRRVAFLLSRAIERFWGATEVIQHQSCFVLS, from the coding sequence ATGTCCAAGCCCACAATCAAGATTACCCGAACAATTCGTTCCGAGCAAGTGCTGAATGCCTTCATGACGGTGGTTCGCAAGAACCTGCCGCTGGAATTGCGAAACACCCGGATCACTGCCGAAGATATCCTGTATGTGTTGGCATACGCCAATGTGCATCGTTTGAGCATTGAATCGGCTTGTCTGGAGTTGCAGAATGCGCCTTCGGGTAATCGTCTGCGAGAAGTATTAGCCCAGTCGCTGCCAGACCGAGCCGGTTTGCAGAACCGATTGAACCGCATCTTTCATCGGCAACTCCATCCCAGTGTATGGAAGTGCAAACGCGATTTCAATGTGGCGATTGACCTGACCCTGATCCCATATCATGGTCAGCCGTATGAAGACAGAAAGGAGATCGTACGCAGTGCACCCAAGTCTGGGACAACCCATTTTCATGGTTACGCCACGGTTTCGATTGTGCGGGACCATCGGCGCTACGTTGTGGCGTTGCGCTTCATCGAACATGGCGAGGATATGGCCGACATCGTCCGCTGGCTGCTGAAACGCCTGAAAACACTCAAATTTCGCATTCGACGGGTGTTTTTGGACAAAGGTTTCTGCTCCAAGCCGGTTTTCAAGGTTCTGGACCAACACAAGGTCAGTTTCGTAACGCCCATTCCCGTGCGTGGCAAGTCGGGCGGTGTGCGGACTTTGTTTCAAGGTAAATCACGTGTCACCACCTACACCTTTAACAGCCCAAAATATGGCATATATACAGTGCAGGCGGTGGTCGTCCAGCGCTATTCCAAAGGACGCTATGGACGACACAAGAGCAAGTGGTTTGCGTACGCCGTCTCCGGATTGCCCTCTGGCATTTTGCCTGCCCAGGTGTTTGAACTTTATCGTCAACGCTTCGGCATTGAGTCGAGCTACCGACAAATGAACCAGGTGCGCGCTCGAACTTCCACCCGTAATCCTGTCATCCGCTTGCTGCTGGTTGGTTTGGCTTTTGTCTTGTTCAATCTGTACATTGCCTTGCGCCAGAATCTGGCCTCCGCGCTTAAAACACCGTTAGAATCTTTCAATCGCTTCTGGCTTTCTTTGCGCCGTGTCGCTTTCCTGCTCAGTCGTGCCATTGAACGCTTCTGGGGTGCGACTGAGGTCATTCAACATCAATCATGTTTTGTGCTTTCGTGA
- a CDS encoding inositol-3-phosphate synthase → MANKKVRVAIIGVGNCASSLVQGVQFYKNAKKDESIPGIMHTQLGDYHVKDIEFTLAIDVNASKVGKDLSEAIFAEPNNTYKFADVPHLNAPVVRGMTHDGLGKYLSGIIQKAPGPTANIVKLLRETHTDVVINYLPVGSEMATKWYVEQILEAGCAFVNGIPVFIASSEYWGRRFEDAGLPILGDDIKSQVGATIVHRVLTSLFVDRGVKIDRTYQLNFGGNTDFLNMLERERLESKKISKTNAVTSMIPYQIDPDNVHVGPSDHVPWLTDRKWCYIRMEGTTFGNVPLNLELKLEVWDSPNSAGVIIDAVRCAKIALDRELAGPIIGPSSYFFKTPPRQFKDEIAHQKVEDFISGKSDE, encoded by the coding sequence ATGGCTAACAAAAAGGTACGGGTCGCCATTATTGGCGTGGGGAATTGCGCTTCCTCCCTGGTGCAGGGTGTGCAGTTCTATAAAAATGCAAAAAAGGATGAGAGCATTCCCGGCATCATGCACACGCAATTGGGCGATTATCATGTAAAGGACATTGAATTCACGCTTGCCATTGACGTCAACGCATCCAAGGTCGGAAAAGACCTTTCGGAAGCCATATTTGCCGAACCCAACAACACCTACAAATTTGCGGATGTACCGCACCTGAACGCGCCAGTGGTGCGCGGCATGACCCATGACGGCTTGGGCAAATACCTGAGCGGGATCATCCAAAAGGCGCCCGGCCCCACCGCAAACATCGTCAAACTGCTCCGTGAAACCCATACGGATGTGGTCATCAACTACCTGCCGGTCGGTTCCGAGATGGCGACCAAATGGTACGTGGAGCAGATCCTCGAAGCGGGCTGTGCCTTCGTCAACGGCATTCCCGTCTTTATTGCTTCTTCGGAATATTGGGGCAGGCGCTTTGAAGATGCTGGTCTGCCCATCCTCGGGGACGACATCAAGAGCCAGGTCGGGGCGACAATTGTTCATCGTGTCCTCACCAGCCTGTTCGTGGATCGAGGCGTCAAGATCGACCGCACCTATCAACTCAACTTCGGCGGGAATACCGATTTCCTGAACATGCTCGAGCGCGAACGCCTCGAAAGCAAGAAGATCTCCAAAACCAACGCCGTCACCAGCATGATCCCATACCAGATCGATCCGGACAATGTGCATGTCGGTCCGAGCGACCATGTGCCATGGCTGACCGACCGCAAGTGGTGTTACATCCGCATGGAAGGCACGACCTTCGGCAACGTACCTCTCAACCTCGAACTCAAACTCGAAGTGTGGGACAGCCCCAATTCGGCAGGCGTGATCATCGACGCCGTGCGCTGTGCCAAGATCGCGCTTGACCGCGAACTCGCGGGCCCCATTATTGGTCCCTCCTCATATTTCTTCAAGACCCCTCCCAGGCAATTCAAGGACGAGATCGCACACCAAAAAGTGGAAGACTTTATTTCAGGGAAATCAGACGAATAA
- a CDS encoding polysaccharide deacetylase family protein, producing MTTPRFLLNLILPALLLAGCQPAPNSVDQNIALTVAIETAFAQINVPTETSVPTETPIPTAPIPRTPPTLPGTYQTSVLKSHDIPRTYAADTCQYLQNKWDPNNAAPGTVVMVIMFHGINKGEATGNAITVTEHKKLMNDLHDMGFQAITMQEMADFMYNNAKIPQRSVLLIVDDRHFASYFNDHFRPYYDQWAWPVINGYIGIDERVDLWAENASLSAEGWVDYQAHGYIHNIPISDGSTDDFINGEMGGAINSLQKYMNKTPLGYIWPGGGFSARAVEIGTQLGYKLGFTVNPRGPVMYNWVPQADAFNDSNPSAIPEVPAGNPLMTLPRYWSTDARGNIDAVRAIGQEAAQYAEQNKAIELEYYDIVCAPTYGAIPSTP from the coding sequence ATGACCACGCCCCGCTTCCTTCTTAACCTCATCCTGCCTGCCCTGCTATTGGCAGGTTGCCAACCCGCACCCAACTCCGTGGATCAAAATATTGCCCTTACCGTGGCAATTGAAACAGCCTTCGCGCAGATCAATGTTCCGACTGAAACTTCCGTTCCAACCGAAACACCAATACCAACCGCACCTATTCCACGCACGCCGCCGACATTACCTGGGACATATCAAACATCCGTGCTGAAATCGCACGACATCCCCCGCACATACGCGGCGGATACCTGCCAGTATCTGCAGAACAAATGGGACCCGAACAACGCCGCCCCGGGGACGGTGGTGATGGTCATCATGTTCCACGGCATTAACAAAGGGGAAGCGACGGGGAACGCCATCACCGTAACCGAACACAAGAAACTCATGAATGACCTGCATGACATGGGCTTTCAAGCCATCACCATGCAGGAAATGGCAGATTTCATGTACAACAATGCGAAGATCCCTCAGCGCTCCGTCCTGTTGATCGTGGATGACCGTCACTTTGCTTCGTATTTCAACGACCACTTCCGCCCGTATTATGACCAGTGGGCCTGGCCTGTCATCAACGGCTATATAGGCATTGATGAACGCGTTGACCTGTGGGCTGAGAACGCTTCTCTCTCCGCCGAAGGCTGGGTGGATTACCAGGCACACGGCTACATTCACAACATCCCCATTAGCGACGGTTCCACGGACGATTTCATCAACGGTGAAATGGGCGGGGCAATCAACTCCCTGCAAAAATACATGAACAAGACGCCCCTCGGCTATATCTGGCCGGGCGGCGGATTCTCAGCGCGCGCCGTGGAAATCGGCACACAACTGGGCTATAAACTCGGCTTCACAGTCAACCCGCGCGGGCCGGTCATGTATAACTGGGTTCCGCAGGCGGATGCATTTAATGACTCCAATCCATCCGCCATTCCCGAAGTCCCGGCGGGCAACCCGCTCATGACCCTGCCCCGCTACTGGAGCACGGATGCGCGCGGGAATATTGACGCTGTCCGTGCGATTGGGCAGGAAGCTGCTCAATATGCCGAACAGAACAAAGCCATTGAACTGGAATATTACGATATCGTCTGTGCGCCCACGTATGGGGCGATCCCGTCCACGCCGTAG
- a CDS encoding LysM domain-containing protein, with amino-acid sequence MRKTCLLCALLLAACASAAEQPIDVSPQPYLTSTSVPTFTPDVLFIVETPVTTSTPFIYIIEKGDTLSQIAEKFKISQDALRAANPDLKTNILSIGQTILIPDPASPLAAASTPTPVPAPVTQTVCHPTADSGNWCFALIQNSTDGVLENVSAQITLLDENHNAIASQTAFTPLDIIAPNSSLPVYVYFPNSPANVKPQVQLLSALQSNTSRHLPASLTHTIAQIAWDGKTAQLSGQIHLPAESTAATQVWVAAVAYDTNGTVVGVKRWEAGALQPGTITNFQFGMASLGSAIEAVKFFVQAMP; translated from the coding sequence ATGCGAAAAACATGCCTTCTGTGTGCCCTGCTCCTTGCCGCCTGCGCTTCCGCCGCCGAGCAGCCCATTGACGTTTCACCTCAACCATACCTTACCAGCACCTCCGTGCCGACCTTCACGCCAGACGTGCTTTTCATCGTCGAAACACCCGTCACCACCAGCACACCTTTCATTTACATTATTGAAAAAGGCGATACGCTTAGTCAGATCGCTGAAAAATTCAAGATTTCACAGGATGCTCTCAGAGCGGCGAACCCGGACCTCAAGACGAACATTCTTTCCATCGGACAGACGATCCTCATCCCTGACCCAGCCTCCCCTCTCGCCGCCGCTTCAACGCCCACGCCCGTGCCTGCTCCCGTCACCCAGACAGTTTGCCACCCCACAGCGGACTCGGGCAACTGGTGCTTTGCGCTCATCCAAAATAGTACGGACGGTGTTCTCGAAAACGTCTCTGCGCAGATCACACTGCTGGACGAAAACCATAATGCGATAGCCAGCCAGACCGCCTTTACGCCCCTGGACATTATTGCGCCAAATTCATCCCTGCCAGTGTATGTGTATTTCCCGAATTCGCCGGCCAACGTCAAACCGCAGGTCCAATTGTTGAGCGCGCTGCAATCGAATACATCACGCCATCTGCCTGCAAGCTTGACCCACACCATTGCCCAAATTGCATGGGACGGCAAAACCGCCCAACTCAGCGGGCAGATCCACCTGCCGGCAGAATCAACCGCCGCAACCCAGGTCTGGGTCGCGGCAGTGGCCTACGATACAAACGGGACAGTGGTCGGGGTCAAACGCTGGGAGGCTGGAGCGCTCCAGCCTGGGACGATAACCAACTTCCAGTTCGGGATGGCAAGCCTCGGGTCCGCGATCGAAGCGGTGAAGTTTTTCGTTCAGGCAATGCCGTAA
- a CDS encoding FAD-dependent thymidylate synthase: MPEREIYLLSPRALSPETIAVAFARTSRSPESFRDIAAELSDEKSAQFHEKWVVGYGHASVAEHAVLHIAFENVSRVAIEVIEGNRLASYTEKSTRYQKWGTDDLTIPPELDGHPLRDEFIQTARLLFSTYAESLDPVKNLILSRSPRRENESDEAYDRRIRSQYVDRCRFILPAAANANLGMTANARVIEMTIRKMLSHPLAEVRQIGESVKEVSRAETPTLVKYADAVPYVVETTNELNNRRLSMDNHQREWCSLIDYDKDGEKRILAAALYRFNEMPYADALAHVKSLKKKDREGLAEALLGKLGKYDVPLRELEYATYTFDLVMDQGAYAEFKRHRMMTQTPQRLTTRLGYTTPLLITEAGFASRYEAAMEAAIQMYAKLHAFNPDVAQYTVPNGFNRRVLAQFNLREAFAFCQLRSAANAHFSIRRVAQKIYEDISRAHPLLAKYMKLREETWQSVEENYFSKV; encoded by the coding sequence ATGCCGGAACGAGAAATTTACCTGCTCTCCCCACGCGCGCTCAGCCCGGAAACCATCGCTGTTGCCTTTGCCAGAACTTCGCGCTCGCCTGAATCCTTTCGTGATATTGCCGCGGAACTCAGTGATGAGAAGTCCGCACAATTTCATGAGAAATGGGTTGTCGGCTATGGGCATGCATCGGTTGCCGAACATGCCGTCCTGCACATCGCGTTTGAAAACGTCTCGCGCGTCGCAATCGAAGTCATCGAAGGCAACCGCCTTGCCTCGTACACTGAAAAATCCACGCGGTACCAGAAATGGGGCACGGACGATTTAACCATTCCACCTGAATTGGATGGACATCCTCTCCGCGACGAATTCATCCAAACTGCCCGCCTCCTATTCTCGACCTATGCTGAATCACTGGACCCGGTCAAAAATCTCATCCTGAGCAGGTCCCCGCGCCGCGAAAATGAATCAGACGAAGCCTACGACCGCCGCATCCGCTCCCAATACGTGGACAGATGCCGTTTCATCCTGCCTGCCGCCGCCAATGCCAACCTCGGCATGACCGCCAACGCGCGCGTCATCGAAATGACCATCCGCAAGATGCTCTCCCACCCGCTCGCAGAAGTCCGCCAGATCGGCGAAAGTGTGAAGGAAGTTTCCCGGGCTGAAACACCGACCCTCGTAAAATACGCGGATGCTGTTCCATACGTAGTCGAAACCACCAACGAATTAAACAACCGCCGGCTGTCAATGGACAATCATCAACGCGAATGGTGCTCTTTGATCGATTACGACAAAGATGGTGAAAAGAGGATCCTCGCTGCCGCCCTATATCGCTTCAACGAAATGCCATATGCGGATGCGCTTGCTCATGTCAAATCATTGAAGAAAAAGGATCGCGAAGGACTCGCAGAAGCCTTGCTTGGAAAACTTGGCAAATATGATGTCCCTCTGCGTGAATTGGAATACGCCACCTACACCTTCGACCTCGTCATGGATCAGGGCGCATATGCCGAGTTCAAACGTCACCGCATGATGACGCAGACTCCGCAACGCCTGACGACAAGGCTCGGATATACGACTCCCCTCCTGATAACGGAGGCAGGCTTCGCGTCCAGATATGAGGCGGCGATGGAAGCCGCAATTCAGATGTACGCGAAACTCCATGCCTTCAATCCAGATGTCGCGCAATACACCGTTCCCAATGGATTCAACCGCCGCGTACTGGCGCAGTTCAATTTGCGCGAGGCGTTCGCCTTTTGCCAGTTGCGCAGTGCGGCCAACGCGCATTTTTCAATCCGCCGCGTGGCGCAGAAAATTTATGAGGATATTTCGCGCGCGCATCCGCTGTTGGCGAAATACATGAAGCTGCGCGAAGAGACCTGGCAAAGTGTGGAGGAAAATTATTTCTCAAAGGTGTAA
- a CDS encoding aldo/keto reductase: MKYRYLGRTGIQVSELSFGSWVTFHNQADVKLAVNMMSAAYDAGVNFFDNAEAYAGGKSEEVMGAALKELKWRRGGYLISTKFYWGLHDGVNEKNTLNRKRLIEGINGSLERLQLDYVDIIYCHRPDKTTPIEETVWAMHNIIEWGKALYWGTSEWAASEIIEAIQIAERHHLHKPVVEQPQYNMFERGRLEGDYVRFYTEYGYGTTTWSPLASGLLSGKYQKGIPKDSRAALKGYDWLESRMKDKERLAKVGALEPIAKELDATMSQLALAWCLKNPFVNTVITGASRVEQVHENMKAGGIAQKITPEIMERIDEIFGVKKKDEDDD; encoded by the coding sequence ATGAAATATCGTTATTTGGGCAGGACTGGAATTCAGGTTAGCGAGTTGTCCTTTGGCTCGTGGGTTACTTTTCACAACCAGGCGGATGTGAAACTGGCCGTGAACATGATGTCCGCGGCGTATGATGCGGGGGTGAATTTTTTCGATAACGCTGAAGCATATGCGGGCGGCAAGTCGGAAGAGGTGATGGGGGCCGCGCTCAAAGAGTTGAAATGGCGCCGGGGGGGGTATCTGATTTCGACGAAATTCTATTGGGGTTTGCATGACGGCGTCAATGAGAAGAACACCCTAAATCGCAAACGTCTGATCGAGGGCATCAACGGCTCACTCGAACGTCTGCAACTGGATTATGTGGACATCATCTACTGTCATCGCCCGGATAAGACCACCCCCATTGAGGAGACTGTGTGGGCCATGCACAATATTATTGAGTGGGGCAAAGCCTTGTATTGGGGCACATCTGAATGGGCGGCTTCGGAGATCATCGAAGCCATTCAAATTGCGGAACGCCACCACCTGCACAAACCTGTTGTCGAACAGCCGCAGTACAATATGTTCGAGCGCGGGCGTCTTGAGGGCGATTACGTCCGCTTCTACACGGAATACGGCTATGGTACGACCACATGGAGTCCGCTGGCTTCGGGGTTGCTCTCTGGCAAATATCAAAAGGGAATTCCAAAAGACAGCCGCGCCGCGCTGAAGGGCTATGACTGGCTTGAGTCGCGGATGAAGGATAAGGAACGGCTTGCCAAAGTCGGCGCGCTGGAGCCGATTGCGAAGGAACTCGATGCGACCATGTCGCAACTGGCGCTGGCGTGGTGCTTGAAGAATCCGTTCGTGAACACGGTCATCACCGGCGCGAGCCGCGTGGAGCAGGTCCACGAGAACATGAAGGCTGGCGGGATCGCACAGAAGATCACGCCCGAGATCATGGAGCGAATCGATGAGATTTTCGGGGTGAAGAAGAAGGACGAAGACGACGACTAA
- a CDS encoding pyridoxal phosphate-dependent aminotransferase, giving the protein MLNLNVQFELIRQSATVAMTDRILVLKASGRNIIGLQVGDPDFETPPAVVDAALNAMQSGLTHYGPSRGFPDLRTAVSKKLRRDEGVTYNPDTEILITHGGIHAYYLAMQSILSPGDDVLIPDPSWATHSNMVIMLRGNVIRVPAPAENGFIPHFDSWLKALTPKTRVIVLNYPSNPTGAFPSREYLQNLQDFAAKHNLWIVSDEVYGSLYYQEKPTSAGALEGAKGRTILVNSLSKSYAMTGWRVGFLAAPQRVIEHALKAGQNSITCVAPFIQKAAAFALTDPSIQDVTAGMRSAYARRRELVLRVARVLESGKVLIIPPQGAFYFFLDLRALNKSSAEMCERILEEEGVGLVPGSAFGEQGEGFIRMAIAASDEDVEAGFRKIVAWAERQ; this is encoded by the coding sequence ATGTTAAATCTCAACGTGCAATTCGAACTCATTCGCCAGTCCGCAACCGTGGCCATGACAGACCGCATCCTTGTGCTCAAAGCTAGTGGAAGGAATATTATCGGCTTGCAAGTGGGTGATCCTGATTTTGAGACACCTCCCGCCGTTGTGGATGCGGCCCTCAATGCCATGCAATCGGGGCTGACACACTACGGTCCCTCGCGTGGCTTCCCGGACCTGCGAACTGCTGTTTCAAAAAAATTGCGTCGTGACGAAGGCGTCACCTATAATCCTGACACCGAAATTCTGATCACGCATGGCGGCATTCATGCTTATTATCTTGCCATGCAATCCATCCTTTCACCGGGCGATGATGTTTTGATTCCCGACCCCTCCTGGGCGACTCATTCCAACATGGTGATCATGCTGCGCGGAAATGTGATTCGCGTCCCTGCCCCCGCCGAAAATGGGTTCATCCCCCATTTCGATTCTTGGCTGAAGGCATTGACTCCCAAAACGCGCGTCATCGTCTTGAATTATCCCTCCAACCCGACAGGCGCATTCCCTTCGCGTGAGTATCTGCAAAACCTGCAAGACTTCGCCGCCAAACACAATTTGTGGATCGTCAGTGACGAGGTGTACGGAAGTTTATATTATCAAGAGAAACCAACCTCTGCAGGCGCGCTCGAAGGCGCAAAGGGCAGGACTATCCTAGTTAACAGCCTTTCCAAATCCTATGCCATGACCGGCTGGCGGGTGGGATTTCTCGCCGCGCCGCAACGGGTGATCGAACATGCCTTGAAAGCGGGGCAGAACTCCATTACCTGTGTGGCTCCCTTTATTCAAAAAGCCGCCGCCTTCGCATTAACTGACCCTTCTATCCAAGATGTCACTGCTGGGATGCGCTCTGCCTATGCCCGCCGTCGCGAACTTGTTCTACGCGTAGCCAGAGTGCTGGAGAGTGGGAAGGTTCTAATCATTCCACCGCAAGGTGCGTTTTATTTCTTCCTTGACTTGCGTGCATTGAACAAGTCCTCTGCGGAGATGTGCGAACGGATCTTGGAAGAGGAAGGCGTGGGACTCGTCCCCGGTTCGGCGTTTGGCGAGCAAGGTGAAGGTTTTATCCGCATGGCGATCGCCGCCTCCGATGAAGATGTGGAAGCAGGTTTCAGGAAAATTGTGGCGTGGGCGGAGAGACAGTAG